The Gossypium hirsutum isolate 1008001.06 chromosome A03, Gossypium_hirsutum_v2.1, whole genome shotgun sequence genome contains the following window.
TCAAAGTCTATGGTCTCCAAAGCAACCTTAACAATGGCAAAGACTGCATCTTTCAAAGGACATGAATCTTGAGATGGTTTTGGAGTCAATCTGGAGACAACTGTATATCCAACTCTATTGTAAGTATCATCTATAAACTTATTCACAATAGCAGCCTCAGGGAATAGCTTGGCAGCTCTTTCTATCGATTCCAAAGCTGCTCTATTTCGGCTTTCAGAAATGTACACCTTGCCACAAGCCAGCATCTTGCTCAACATCTtttcttctcctcctcctctttCTACTTGCTTAAGATCTGCCCAAAAATTAAGGGAGTAGATAGCGATAATGAAATGAGATAAAAGGCCATTGTTCAGCCACGGTTTAAGTGAGGAGTGGGGACCAGCCGTCGAGCAATCAACTACTATAAAATTGCCTAAAATTTACaaacaaattcaaaaaagaaaaaatgcaaACTCAATCGAGAAACAGATCAAGCTTGAAACTTTaaaactacaccaaaatataacactaccaaatttaaaaaaaaaatacaaagagcatcgCATCTGATACCCAGCGTAAGCAGTAAAATACCTAAAATAAAGTAGCTGAAATCAAAATTCGATGTCTTTAGGTTTTGGGTATCCAAGATATTCCAATTTAACACCCAAGGCTGCACGGATAACCCTAAACTTAAGCCTCAAAGCTTCCATAATTTCTTGGACGCTTTCGTCTTCGGGATCCATAGCAGGGTACTTCAGGATTAGTTCCTGCATTTGCTTAATCCCCTTTTGAACCCGATTGGAGAAGCGGGTTGGATCGATTTGGATGGCAGAGTTCCACACATCGACACAGCCCTTGTAGAAACCGAGCTCTTCTCCTGTTTCGAAGCCAGTTTTAAGACCCACTTCCTGTCCCTCTTCCTTGCCGGTCGTTACGCCGTGGTTGTAGCCTTCTTTGTAACCTTCTTGGTAATGGGTTTCTTCTAGATTTAGCGATGAATCGAAAATATCTTCAGCAGAGTCCATTGAAGAAGAACCGAAAAATTCTTCTTTGTAACCTTCCCTTTAGGgcttttattttagtttagttttgcTTATTCATAAGGGGGTGGTTCAAAGGAAGTACAAAAGGCTGGAAGCGGTTGCTTTAGCCCAATGGGCGGAAAATACTTTTTTGGACTGGGCCGTTGAGGTGTATTAACAAATTTGAGTTACGATACGAGTCACATCTCTATTTTTATccataatttcttaatttttaaattaaaggaaAAACAAGGTTAAAACATGATTAAACTCACCTGCTGTAATAACATTTGTAGCTGAGATctatagtatttttttaaatttttttgaagattgattttatcaattaaaatgaAATGTTGGTGCTGATCAAACCATAGTctaatggaaaaaaaattgtgtGGATTTAAGTTAATTTACATTAAATTTAGGGTTAACTTATCTTTCTTTCACATTTAGTTTTGATGGTTATAATATAATTGCTTATACTAAAAAATATGATCTAGACAAAGTGCTTGCCTAGAGTTTTGGCATTTAA
Protein-coding sequences here:
- the LOC121220951 gene encoding protein LTO1 homolog, coding for MDSAEDIFDSSLNLEETHYQEGYKEGYNHGVTTGKEEGQEVGLKTGFETGEELGFYKGCVDVWNSAIQIDPTRFSNRVQKGIKQMQELILKYPAMDPEDESVQEIMEALRLKFRVIRAALGVKLEYLGYPKPKDIEF